The following coding sequences lie in one Candidatus Limnocylindrales bacterium genomic window:
- a CDS encoding DNA double-strand break repair nuclease NurA, with the protein MLDFSAVKKQIVYMVGEQKSHQNLYQKKVEKALEELKRWQDWPLLNFKLSQSKTSWLTAQDFSEPLTAFSPLPPKPKQFTVIATDGSQIFPDRHEIALCYLINISSVVLHYGTGERPLLTSRPTLFYREEDLYKEWNRHKVPVDGEMVGILRNLMEFQELVRLATETREQCEIREQENMGTGEPGDREIGKYGINYDTKIPEQSDLRVGDDSPHPYYIPTSPRPHVPVSPQVALYDGTLIFWHLEATPEDFSAYILKEFLKVLDSFQKWQVPIAGYISYPRSADVIHTLRVGMCPEYFVNCDKCPYRDLPELPCEPIQGVIDQVIFSYLLEPGERSTVFKSTSKILKNYGPHSIYFFYLNVGSEIARVEIPEWVARDQNLLALTHAVIYDQVEKGQGYPVSLAEAHEKAVVRGPDRELFYRMLQDALVQQNIRIQSSRKSQKKRQISI; encoded by the coding sequence AAAACAGATTGTTTACATGGTGGGAGAGCAAAAATCCCATCAGAATCTTTATCAAAAAAAAGTTGAAAAAGCCCTGGAAGAACTTAAACGCTGGCAGGATTGGCCGCTTCTTAACTTCAAGCTAAGTCAAAGTAAAACCTCTTGGTTAACCGCCCAGGATTTTTCTGAACCCCTTACAGCCTTCTCTCCCCTTCCTCCAAAACCCAAACAGTTTACCGTTATAGCAACAGATGGCTCGCAGATTTTCCCGGATCGACACGAGATCGCCCTCTGTTATCTTATCAACATTAGTTCCGTTGTCCTTCATTATGGAACCGGTGAAAGGCCCCTCTTGACCAGTCGTCCCACCCTCTTTTATAGAGAAGAAGATCTTTATAAAGAATGGAATCGACATAAAGTTCCCGTGGATGGAGAGATGGTTGGGATTTTACGGAATCTCATGGAATTTCAAGAGCTGGTCCGCCTGGCTACAGAGACACGGGAGCAATGTGAGATACGGGAACAAGAGAATATGGGGACAGGAGAGCCTGGGGATAGGGAGATAGGGAAATACGGAATAAATTACGATACAAAGATACCGGAACAAAGTGATCTTAGAGTAGGAGATGATTCTCCCCATCCCTATTATATCCCCACGTCCCCGCGTCCCCACGTCCCCGTGTCTCCACAAGTAGCCCTCTATGATGGAACTTTGATATTCTGGCACCTGGAGGCAACACCGGAAGATTTCAGTGCCTATATCTTAAAGGAATTTTTGAAGGTATTGGATAGTTTTCAGAAATGGCAGGTCCCCATTGCCGGGTATATTAGCTATCCCCGGAGTGCAGATGTTATTCACACGCTTCGTGTAGGAATGTGCCCCGAGTACTTTGTAAATTGTGATAAGTGCCCCTATCGAGATCTTCCTGAACTCCCCTGTGAGCCCATCCAGGGGGTTATCGATCAGGTTATTTTCTCGTACCTTCTGGAACCCGGAGAACGTTCAACCGTTTTCAAAAGCACCTCTAAAATTCTGAAAAATTACGGTCCTCATAGTATCTACTTCTTTTATTTGAATGTAGGTTCCGAAATTGCCCGGGTAGAAATCCCAGAATGGGTCGCCAGGGACCAAAATTTACTGGCTTTAACCCATGCCGTTATTTATGATCAGGTTGAAAAGGGGCAGGGATACCCGGTGAGCCTAGCTGAAGCCCATGAAAAAGCTGTTGTACGTGGACCGGATCGAGAACTATTTTATCGTATGCTCCAGGACGCTTTGGTTCAACAGAATATCCGAATCCAGAGTTCCCGGAAAAGCCAGAAAAAGAGACAGATCTCTATCTGA